The window CATAATAATACTTATTTAGAAGGTGGTGGTGCCTTGGAAGCATCTTGCTTTTGATCTTGCTTAGATCCTCCACTCACAGCAGCGGTAGCAGCCACGGTCATAGCTGTAGCAGCTGCACCAAGCTTTACACCTCCAGCTGCTTTCATTGCAGCCGCAACTTTGGCAAATATGGCCACTCCACCTACTAGGATACCTCTCAAAGCGACTGTGGGTTTCAccgacatttttttgtttagtcctgcatatattcatattcaaacaCTGGTCATACATGTGTTACAAGACATAGGAAAGAAACTTCCTCTTCTGAAcccaaataaaattttgcaaaCCGACAACCAATTATCACTACAAGCAAAGTTATAATTAAGAATCAAGAAAGCTCTGCACtagaaaaagaaataacatCGTATTTACTTCCCAATACATGTCATTGAGAGCTTAGATAGTTTCACATGGTTTTTTTAAGAAAGAcaccagaaaaaaacataactttatCAATCCATATAACTCTCAAAGTTGTGTTGAAGAGTTCTAAACACCTCTAAGATGCACTTGGGCATTAGCATTTCAAAATTACAAGATTTCAGATGACCCCCCCTACCCAATTGCAACACCAGAGAGATTTGCAGTTTGACTATCCAAACGAATCGAAGATCAAAAGTAATTCCATTAATTTGTTACTTATCTCGACCTATGAATCTAGAACATAAAAGCAGAATACAATCCAAGATCCAAGAAGAACGGTTGTTACCTGAGcaaaagccttttttttttttatataagagacgataaaaaaaaaaagagtattttttctTGGCGATTCAAATAAACCGATTTCGCTCTAaaataaagattgaaactttctggTTTTGtcagaaaaaagagaaaggacaAACTCACCGTCAATGGCCTTCTCCTTTGTATTGGTATCGGCGACaacttctctcttcctctcacAATAGAGAGCGTAACGAAGTTTGTAAGAATCTCGAACGGCGTCGTTTCACGACCTCGTGTTTATTAACACTTTTTCTTTACGGCGTCgtttttgagaaatatatttAGCGTACGACGTCGTTTCATGGAGTAATGTTCTTCTTTTAGTGACGGCGTCGTTTCTTGCCTTTACGTTTGATATACTTTTTTTCCGTTACGGCGTCGTATTGGATACTCAAGTCAAGTTTATATTACCGTCGCCGGCGGTTCAGAAGCCGTCAATTAAAGATCCGGAGCCGGACCAGACGCAGTCGTTACCTTCTCATTTTCCATTTCTGTCCAGTAAGGAAACAGTAGTGACCTGTACAACTCATTTCGATTATTGTATATGGTCTTCGTTAATTTCTGGAAGTTATGATTCATCGGTTCGTTCAAATAATCCCATTGTTGTCCTTGTTTGGGTTCCAGTAGTAAGGATTGATTTTGGTTACGTTCTTTGGGATTTTCAGGTGagtgaattgaaaaaaaaatgcgTTTTGAGCATTGTCAGAAGATGTTGAATTCGATTTCTGTGTCCATTGGCTCTAAAACTATGGTAACAcaagtttgttgtttcttgtttttgtgtttcgaCTTTGAAGTACACTAGCTAGTGTGTTGTGATGTGAGCTCAGCTCTGGCTTTATTTCTAATTGAGATAATCTATGGATCTTGTGTGTTTTAGACTGTTGATGGACAGAAACAAAAGCTGGAAGAATCCGTCAATCTTGCTTGAACAAAGAAGGTGAAATTCTTGTTCCtaagtttgtttctttaatcTTAACATGGAATGGAATTTATTTATGGCCTTAGATAGGGAATCTCATGGACCATCAACCTTAGTCattgttacatttttatattttaagttacACAAGTAGCGTCACGTTTTGAGCTTTTGAGACATTTAGAAATATTACCAAAACGGTATTGCATTTGTTACCAGTATGACCAACTCGTAtagttctctgttttttttacttctggTCTTAGACTCTTCTACGATATGAAGATTGTCTCACATTATAAGTCAAAGAAGCCTTAGGAAGAAAAGAATTAGCATGGTAGTAGTTTGTCTTTAGTTTCCATGTCTCACACCATTTCCAGAGTAAGTTGTAAGAAAttaaatctttgtttgttttagaagCTAGGCTGTAAATGGTATCTTAACCCTAAACATAAACTTCTTGTTATTGCTTTTGAATCTCATGAAACTTCTTGATGATGTCCATGAAGCTGAAAATTTTTGgttgcagatgaagaagaaactaaaaagcAGGTTTAGAAACTGGTAACGCTAGCTCATATATAAccattttatcttttctttctcttctattACATTACATCCATACAGAATGACTTTTATAAAGCTATACATAGCCAATTTTTAGTTAATTCCAGTCGTCCATTCTATTTTTTCACCATTAGGAAAGACACGACCATATTCACTTCTATCACTTTTCTAAATATAGACACTAAGGCCCCATGACTTGAATTGGtcaaaatctctttctctctctctctctctcttgtctcaTTTTCTCTGTCTTATATCATCTTGTCTCTCCTCCCTCATTTCTCTCCATTCCCCTGCATTTCCTTCCCACCAGGAGAAAACTAAGGAACCGAACTCCCCAAGCCTGTCAAACAATTAATATGCCCTCAGGCAAACCTTCTTCTGCCTTCCCTTTACATCCTCCCAAACCAACAACACCATTAAAACCTTccagcagcaacagcaacaccaacaccaacagcACAAACCAAGCATGCGCCGCCTGCAAATACCAACGCAGGAAATGCGCTCCCGATTGTCTTCTGGCTCCTTATTTTCCTCACGACCGTCACCGTCAATTCCTAAATGCGCATAAGCTATTTGGAGTCAGCAACATCACCAAGATCATCAAATCCCTTACCCCTCCTGAGAAAGACGCAGCTATGCATACAATCATGTTTCAGTCCGATGCTCGTGCCAATGACCCTGTTGATGGATGCTATGGTATCATAAGAAAGCTTCAATACCAGATCGAATACACTAGGAACGAATTGAAGATTGTTCTTCAGCAACTGGCTATGTTCCGTGACCgtgctcatcatcatcaagaaacgCAAATTCAGATTCAAGAACCAGAGGATCTCTCGAGTTTTTCTAGTTCTTGTGATCTAAGCAACAACAGTTCGATTCCTTACAATTACCCTCTGAACCACCACGTTGTTCAAGAaccaaatcaacaacaacaacaacaatattgCTCTTCCGGAAATAACTTCAGTGGGTTACAAGAAGACATGTGGTGTCTACAACTTCAAGATTCATCAACGACAGTGAATATGAAGGCAGGTTTTATCGATGAATGTGAGGACATAAAGCCCGTGGAAGAGGTTTCTAGCGAAAGACACGAGTTCGAGCCTCATGAAGCTTTCGTTGAACAACGGAAACTCGACTTGCCTCCTTCCTCACAGTTCATCATCTCTTcatagctttttattttttatttttccactTCATTTAATCTTTTTGTATGATCAGGTTTACTCTGTCTTGCTTGAGACGTACGTAGGGCTCAAACACCTCATTGATCgattttaaatagattttttcatgaatcttttgtttgtatctcaatttcttaatttatctCCTAGGATTTTAGATTGAATAGGCATGGATGGAATCTACAAGAATttgattgaataaaatatttcctatcttaagaaaataaaaatagctCGAACGGGTGTGAAGTAATAATGAAAAAGGCCCATCAAGAAAGGCAGACAGGCCCATTTAATACTAAAGACGAGGGCAATTTATCCCACATCGCTCAAATGTAGAGAAGGACCTGTGTTTATATATCGATAGAGTCGGGTTCGTGATTGTCCCTTCGGGGACATCCGATAAAATTGGAACGATACAGAGAAGATTAGCATGGCCCCTGCGCAAGGATGACACGCACAAATCGAGAAatggtccaaatttttttttcccaaaaatttcTTAgatcgatctcttcttcttcctctgttcttctggttttttttttcccttctcgTTTTCTGTAGCTTAAACCGAAATTTCCGACACATTTAAACAACAAAAGTTGCTCTGAAACCTTAGCTTTATCAATTACTTCAGTTTTTGATGTTCCCATGGTCGGAAAagatgtaataataattttgcttAGATCTATTGACATTGCGTTATCCTCTATCCGAGAGGGAAGGTTCTTAATAATGCCGCAGAAGTTTGTCCCTGTGAGATTTATATAAACTTTATTTAAGCTCAGAACTCGTAACACACGatgacaaatatattttttgcgGATTCCACAAAATTCATTATAATTCTGTAACAATATATAGAGAATCAGACCCACaaattaaaactgaaaaag is drawn from Camelina sativa cultivar DH55 chromosome 1, Cs, whole genome shotgun sequence and contains these coding sequences:
- the LOC109130248 gene encoding uncharacterized protein LOC109130248; translation: MSVKPTVALRGILVGGVAIFAKVAAAMKAAGGVKLGAAATAMTVAATAAVSGGSKQDQKQDASKAPPPSK
- the LOC104778575 gene encoding LOB domain-containing protein 22-like, which gives rise to MPSGKPSSAFPLHPPKPTTPLKPSSSNSNTNTNSTNQACAACKYQRRKCAPDCLLAPYFPHDRHRQFLNAHKLFGVSNITKIIKSLTPPEKDAAMHTIMFQSDARANDPVDGCYGIIRKLQYQIEYTRNELKIVLQQLAMFRDRAHHHQETQIQIQEPEDLSSFSSSCDLSNNSSIPYNYPLNHHVVQEPNQQQQQQYCSSGNNFSGLQEDMWCLQLQDSSTTVNMKAGFIDECEDIKPVEEVSSERHEFEPHEAFVEQRKLDLPPSSQFIISS